A single window of Nicotiana tomentosiformis chromosome 1, ASM39032v3, whole genome shotgun sequence DNA harbors:
- the LOC104118260 gene encoding 8-hydroxygeraniol oxidoreductase-like → MNSDSYRVISCKAAVVWKSGEELKLEEIEVDPPNSTEVRIKMMYASLCGTDVLCCNGFPKPLFPRIPGHEGVGVIESVGEKVKILKEGDIVIPHFLGECGDCPNCKSKKSNLCHKYPLNFSGLLLDGTSRMSIKGQRIYHHVSCSTLSEYLVLDQNYVIKIDPRLPIEHAAFLCCAFTTGFGSTFKDVNIEKGSTVAVLGLGGVGLGVVEGARQKEAAKIIGIDIHEIKSEKAKIFGVTDFINIKVSEKSVSELVKEATGGLGVDYFFECTNVPDLMINEAIQSTRMGYGTVILLGAGLELDWQMSYVPLMLGRTLKGSIYGGIRTRTDLPYIFDKCINKEIKLDELLTHEVSLNDVNKAFEYLKEPNCVKVLIKF, encoded by the exons ATGAATTCAGACAGTTACAGGGTCATTTCTTGTAAAG CTGCGGTAGTATGGAAATCAGGAGAGGAATTGAAATTGGAAGAGATAGAAGTGGATCCACCAAATTCCACAGAAGTTAGAATTAAGATGATGTATGCAAGTCTGTGTGGAACTGATGTTCTATGCTGCAATGGCTTTCCAAAG CCTTTGTTTCCTCGCATTCCTGGGCATGAAGGAGTTGG TGTGATAGAAAGTGTGGGTGAAAAGGTCAAAATTTTGAAAGAAGGAGACATAGTGATACCACATTTCTTAGGAGAATGTGGAGATTGTCCCAATTGCAAGTCTAAAAAGTCCAATTTATGCCACAAATACCCTTTGAATTTCAGTGGATTATTGTTAGATGGAACATCAAGAATGTCAATTAAAGGGCAAAGGATTTACCACCATGTTAGCTGCTCAACATTATCAGAATACCTAGTTCTTGATCAAAATTATGTTATTAAGATTGATCCTAGGCTCCCTATTGAACATGCTGCTTTCCTTTGTTGTGCATTTACAACTGGATTTGGATCAACATTTAAGGATGTCAATATTGAAAAAGGATCAACTGTTGCTGTCCTTGGTCTTGGAGGTGTTGGACTTGGC GTAGTAGAAGGTGCTAGACAAAAAGAGGCAGCCAAAATCATTGGGATTGATATACACGAAATAAAGAGTGAAAAAGCAAAGATTTTTGGGGTTACTGATTTTATAAATATTAAGGTCAGTGAAAAATCAGTTTCAGAATTAGTTAAAGAAGCCACTGGTGGACTTGGTGTTGACTACTTCTTTGAGTGTACAAATGTGCCTGACCTTATGATCAATGAAGCCATTCAATCCACAAGAATG GGTTATGGCACAGTGATATTGCTTGGGGCTGGACTTGAATTAGATTGGCAAATGAGTTATGTTCCTCTCATGCTTGGTCGGACACTCAAAGGATCCATCTATGGTGGCATTAGAACTCGCACAGACCTTCCATATATATTTGACAAATGTATTAACAAG
- the LOC104118259 gene encoding sulfite exporter TauE/SafE family protein 3-like, whose product MAGVGGKLKIFRPLLSISWSFLLAAIFVSAERSLRREAIAQSATELSDADYLSTVVNFLWKPNESGYHHVWPDMKFGWQIVLGTLIGFLGAAFGSVGGVGGGGIFVPMLSLVVGFDPKSSTAISKCMIMGAAVSTVYYNLKLRHPTIDMPIIDYDLAVLIQPMLMLGISIGVAFNVVFADWMVTVLLIVLFLGTSTKAFLRGVETWKKETIIKKEAEAAKTSGTGEEAEYKLLPSGPANGTEKDAKVSSEREVPVMENVCWKEFGLLCFVWIAFLALQIGKIYTATCSVWYWAVNLLQIPVSVGVSSFEAISLYKGWRKIQSKGEDGTNFRVMQLIVYCFFGILAGLVGGLLGLGGGFIMGPLFLELGVPPQVSSATATFAMMFSSSMSVVEYYLLKRFPVPYALYFVAVATVAAFVGQHVVRRLIVVLGRASLIIFILAFTIFVSAISLGGVGISNMIGKIQRHEYMGFENLCKYEV is encoded by the exons ATGGCGGGAGTTGGAGGAAAATTGAAGATTTTTAGGCCACTTTTGTCAATTTCATGGAGTTTTCTCTTAGCTGCAATATTTGTTTCAGCAGAAAGAAGCTTAAGAAGAGAAGCTATAGCCCAAAGTGCAACTGAGCTTTCAGATGCAGATTACCTTTCAACTGTTGTCAACTTTTTATGGAAGCCTAATGAATCTGGTTACCATCATGTTTGGCCG GATATGAAATTTGGATGGCAAATTGTTCTCGGTACCCTTATTGGATTCTTGGGCGCAGCATTTGGAAGTGTAGGTGGCGTTGGTGGTGGTGGCATATTCGTACCCATGCTTAGTCTTGTCGTTGGATTTGATCCAAAATCGTCTACGGCAATTTCAAAAT GTATGATTATGGGAGCTGCGGTCTCTACTGTTTACTATAACTTAAAGCTCAGGCATCCCACAATTGACATGCCTATTATCGATTATGACTTGGCTGTTCTCATCCAGCCAATGCTGATGCTCGGCATTAGTATCGGAGTTGCTTTCAATGTGGTATTTGCTGATTGGATGGTTACAGTTCTGCTAATTGTTCTCTTCCTTGGCACATCAACCAAGGCCTTTCTAAGAGGGGTTGAGACGTGGAAGAAAGAAACTATTATTAAAAAG GAGGCCGAGGCAGCGAAAACCTCAGGGACTGGTGAAGAAGCAGAATACAAGCTCCTTCCCAGCGGTCCCGCTAATGGCACTGAAAAGGACGCCAAGGTTTCTTCCGAACGAGAG GTTCCTGTTATGGAGAATGTTTGCTGGAAGGAATTCGGACTCCTCTGTTTTGTTTGGATTGCATTTCTAGCGCTGCAAATTGGAAAG ATTTACACAGCTACTTGTTCGGTGTGGTATTGGGCGGTGAATTTATTGCAG ATCCCGGTTTCTGTAGGGGTATCTTCATTTGAAGCTATTAGTCTGTACAAAGGTTGGAGAAAGATTCAATCCAAGGGAGAAGACGGCACCAATTTCCGCGTGATGCAACTGATTGTTTATTGCTTCTTCGGTATACTTGCTGGTCTGGTTGGCGGACTTCTTGGTCTTGGCGGAGGGTTTATCATGGGTCCGCTCTTTTTGGAGCTCGGTGTCCCTCCTCAG GTCTCAAGTGCCACTGCCACCTTTGCGATGATGTTCTCCTCATCAATGTCCGTGGTGGAGTATTACCTTCTAAAACGTTTCCCAGTTCCTTATG CACTCTACTTTGTTGCTGTGGCAACTGTTGCTGCTTTCGTTGGGCAACACGTTGTGAGGAGGTTGATTGTTGTACTAGGACGAGCGTCTCTTATCATTTTCATCCTTGCCTTCACCATTTTTGTGAGCGCAATATCGCTAG GTGGGGTTGGAATCTCAAATATGATTGGGAAGATCCAGCGCCACGAGTATATGGGATTCGAGAACCTATGCAAATACGAGGTTTAA